AGCTGCTGTTTCCCCGCAGAGGATTTCGTGCTCCAGTTTAAGGGCCTGTGTTACTTCACCAACGGGACGGAGCGGGTGCGGTACGTGACCAGATACATCTACAACCAGGAGGAGTACGTGCGGTTCGACAGCGACTGGGACGAGTACCGGGCGCTGACCCCGCTGGGGCGGCCGGCCGCCGAGTACTGGAACAGCCAGAAGGACATCCTGGAGCAGACGCGGGCCGAGGCGGACACGGTGTGCAGACACAACTACCAGGCGGAGCTCATCACATCCTTGCAGCGGCGAGGTGAGTGCTGGCTGCCCTCCGCGGGGCCGCCCTACCCTCTCCAGGACTTCGCGCGGGGAGGGGGCTGAATCCCCCGGAGAGGGGGGTCCCCAGACCCATGGATGGGACAGAGAGGCGCTGAGGGACAGGGGACCGAGGGCATAGCGTGTGGGGCGGGGGCATCGAATTTGGCAGCCCTGGAGACTTCCCTGCAGAGGCGGCCCGGCCTGCCCGGTGTGGGTCACCTCTCGAAGGCCCCGTCCTGTGCTGTTATTTTCACTCATTCTGCACCTCCCCGCCTGGTGCCTTTGGCGTATTTGCTTCCTGGAGGCCTGACAGCTCAGCTTGGTGGCCTTAGGGTTACTTCCGGGTGCTCTTAGGGCAACTTGAACTCGTGGTGCCGTATTACAGTcatgaaataatacattttcactttttggttTCAAATTATTATTCACCGTAATCCTGGTTTCTTAAATGGATATCACTGTATCACTGGGCCTGGACTTCTTTCAGCCACGGGGCTGTCTTAATTATCCCTGTGTGCCTAGTCTGACACACTGGCAGGTAGTATGAACTCCATAAAACTTtgttaaattaatgaataaatgtacTCTGTTGCCCATCCACTTAGGctcaagagaaacagaaaggtAAATAGTGCCTTAAAAATGACTTTATCAATTATTCTTTACTATTTTGCTCAATGCTTTAAAGTAAATTCTTATTGACTTGAATGGATTTAGAATTTGTGAATGCAAAATTAACAATGTAGAATTTGTGAATGCAAAGTCTGAGGGAAAAAGTGTTTGCTAAAAAAAGCCCCCAACACTTGAATGGTATTGTAAGAGAGAGTTTTAATTTCTTAGAAAAGGTCAACAAATGGCATAGTAGAAAGACTGAAGTTTTGGGATAAATAAAGTAATGCCATTAAATTACTGAATAAACATTATTTCtagtttcttttatgtttttttatgagaagtttttagtttttttatgagaaggcagtggcaccccactccagtacttttgcctggaaaatcccatggatggaggagcctggtgggctgcagtccatggggtcgctagagtcagacacgactgagcaacttccctttcacttttcactttcatgcattggagaaggaaatggcaacccactccagtgttcttgcctggagaatcccagggacgggggagcctggtgggctgccgtctatggggtcgcacagagtcggacacgactgaagtgacttagcagtagcagctagtTTCTTTTGGCCTAAACCCTGCCTTtgctcccttcctctcccctctcccaacATTTCCATCCACTTCAGAAATTATACCCATGTAATAAGCAACTAGTTCTAGACAATTATCTTACCAAACACCATCTGTATTATGCTACTTCATTTCACAACTACCTTAACAATCAGCATCACCATTTTATATacactatttgttgttgttcagtcactcagttatgtctgactctttgcgaccccatggactaatatTGGTACATAATAAACAGCTTAAGTAAGTACATCATAGTTATTCCCTAAGTTGTGAAGTGTTCTCCGAATACAAAACAGTCATCATGTTCTTTACTACATGTGTATAGCATCTAACAGAAGCAAAACCTCCATTAAAGTCAGTTATGACCAGAAGCAGCAGTACCAGTCTGTTTCTGCCTGTTTTCAATGGTAGTGGGATGAAATGATATATTCAAAGGGCTGAAACTCACTGATTAATCCCTAGTTTGACTCCAGTGTTATCTATACAGGTTCAAATAACTTTTAGCTTACTTCACAGTCTTGCCTTCTTCTTCATCCTAATGTCAATGAGTACttatattgagggcaggaggagagggggcaacagaggatgaaatggctggatggcatcactgactcaatggacatgagtttgagcaaattctggaagatagGAAAGGATTAactgaagcctggtgtgctgcagtccatggggtcacagagttgtacacgacttagtgactgaacaacaacttatatttttgttatttcagttctttttcataaaaaaattattctaacatTTTTCTCTTGAACTTGTGCCTTCTACTTTTACTCCCAATCTGTTTAAGATGAACAGATTTTATAAGTCCACATAGCTGATTATGACTTCAGTCAGAGCCCAGGAAGAAGAACCTGATCAAGAGTCAAGACCAAACAAAAGCATGCTTCCTTCCAGATGATGGCTCATGAGTGACATGTAATTGGGGTAATTTGACTGCCTGCTCACCTCAGCAAGTCACAGTTAAATGTTTATATAACATTCTCATTAACTCAGGCCAACTGCTGCAAGAATCTCAGAATATTTTCTATAGAGAATACATGCGATAATGTCTGATTTCAGAACAAGACAGTTATTCTTAATAGCAGGGGAATGGAGTAGGATAGGGAGCCAGCAGTTACACTTACttgaatattaaaagaaaaaagaggaaattagagAACATAACATGTTATCAAATAACTAAACCACACGTGAAATATTTACTATGGTTTCAGGCTAAGAGAATGAGGGCGATTCAGTACAATGCCTAGATAAATAAAGGGTAAGACGTGTTAAAGAATTTGGGAGGTATGTTGCATTTGATGATGAGTAGCAATCCTAGAAGATAAAGGAATTGAAACATAGTCAAACATTTTATCATTGTTACTTGTTTTTAAAGTCCCCTTTCCTTTACTTCAAAAattacaaacttttaaaataacattctttttttgtttgtttctattactAGATTGCAAGTTCTGTGAAGCCAGGGGCCATGTTCTTGTATATCATTGGATTTCCTGTGCTTGTCAAATTTATATTTGTTGATTGGATTAATAAGTgaatcaaagaataaataaaatataggtgGGATATATGATGTGGAGATGGAAGtttatatatcatttaaaataatatatgtagctaattgtatttatttatcattattatttttggctgcactgggtcttcattgcagcacttggGCTGCAAGCGAGATTTTAGTTGTCCCACCATGGAtggaacctgtgacccctgcatttGGGAGTGTTGAGTcatacactggatcatcagggaagtccctggaagttTATGTATCTTaatgcaatgtgtgtgtgtgtgtgtgtgtgtgaagttcaCTAGAGTATGGCATCTGAGCTAAGGTTAGGCTAAAAGCTGAGAGAGGTGCTTTGTTGACTGGCAACATGTAAGAAGAGCATGCTCTTGCTCTCAAATTTTGTTAATATTGCAGGCTAAGAATTATAGAATATAGCTTGTTTGAGAAGCATTACTTGTAGGAAGGATGGAATAGTCATTGTTGACCTACTTTACCGGACATAGAAATGTCTATACTTTCTTAATTCTCAGTCCATATTGCTGTTCCTGAGGCCACGACTAATGTTGATCATCTCAGCCAGCAGGTGGGAGTCAAAGCTGCTGGATTTTCTCTACTGTGGGGAGCACAGGGACTAACAGAAAACGGTATCACTGTCCCAGCACAAGTCACCAGTGCTGATCCTGGTGGTCACCTTTAATAGGTGGGGGAGAAAACAAGtccatgtgcttttttaaaaaatttatttaaaaaaataatttataattatttataatttttaatttataattatttttaatttataattttaaaatgctccaTTATCAATTAGTATTGATAGAATAACTCCCATAGAGTGATTGCAACGATCTCTTGAGACTGAAAAGGAAACTGACCAATGTGTTTATTCAATCTAATTAAATGACTCAGCATGGATCTAAATCCAAGGCTTGGAATCCAAGGATCTTTCCACTCTGGTACCAAGGAATGACTCCTGCCTATGGAAGACGTGCTGTGTGGTCTCACGTCTCACTGTATCTTTTCCTGTCTGTTTCTCCCTCAGTGGAACCTACAGTGACCATCTCCCCATCCAGGACTGAGGCTCTAAACCACCACAACCTGCTGGTCTGCTCGGTGACGGATTTCTATCCCAGCCAGATCAAGGTTCGGTGGTTCCGGAATGACCGGGAGGAGACAGCCGGCGTTGTGTCCACCCCTCTTATTAGAAATGGGGACTGGACCTTCCAGATCCTCGTGATGCTGGAGATGACCCCCCAGCGAGGAGATGTCTACACCTGC
This genomic interval from Bos taurus isolate L1 Dominette 01449 registration number 42190680 breed Hereford chromosome 23, ARS-UCD2.0, whole genome shotgun sequence contains the following:
- the BOLA-DQB1 gene encoding boLa class II histocompatibility antigen, DQB*0101 beta chain precursor (The RefSeq protein has 6 substitutions compared to this genomic sequence) codes for the protein MSGMVALWIPRGLWTAVVMVTLVMLSTPGAEGRDSPKDFVVQFKGLCYFTNGTERVRYVTRYIYNQEEYVRFDSDWDLYRALTPLGRPDAEYWNSQKDFLEQTRAEADTVCRHNYQAELITSLQRRVEPTVTISPSRTEALNHHNLLVCSVTDFYPSQIKVRWFRNDREETAGVVSTPLIRNGDWTFQILVMLEMTPQRGDVYTCHVEHPSLQSPIMVEWRAQSESAQSKMLSGVGGFVLGLIFLGLGLIIHHRSQKGLMR